The stretch of DNA GTGACCGACAGCCTCGAGTGGAACGTGGCCAGGGGACTGCCACTGGCGTTCCGAGGGCCGGACGGCCCCACCCTCCCGGGCGAGTCCGAGATCGTGACTGCGTGACCCGCGTCAGTCCTCGGGCAGCTCGGCGAACTTCTTCTTCATGTCGTTGTACCAACCGAGCGACTTCTTCGGGTGGCGCCAGCGTCCCTTCATGGCGTCGCGCGCCTCCTGGTGGGTGGCGTCGCCGGCCTTCTCGGCGGCCTTCAGGTGCTTGTCCTGGGCGTTGATCACGGCGTCGGCGTCCTCGCCGCGGTGGGCGTGGTCGCAGGGTCCGCCGAGGTCGCGGCAGGTCATGGTCTTCATGGTGTTCTCCTTCGTTGGGCCTTCATCTGTCTGACGAGTGGGAGGGCGTCGGTGTGACCGATCAGCCCCGGGGATCTGCGCCGTCGCGGCGCTGCACCGTCTCCAGCACCTCGGGGGCGGCGCGGAACGTGATGGCCTGCACGAGGCCGTCGCGGATGGTGAAGTCGAACACCACCTGCGCGGCTCCCTTGAGGAACCACGCGGTGCCGGGACGGTCCTCGACGAACACGGGCAGGGCCGCGTGAGCGCTGCCGTTGAAGAACGCGGCCACCTCGCCGCGCCCCTCGATGCGCTCGGGCGTGCCGACCAGGATCGCCGCGTCGTCCGCCGACACGAGCGCGTCGGGCGCCAGCAGCTGCAGCAGGCGGTTGAACTCGCCGTTCCTCGCCGCGGCCATGAACGCGTCCACGACCTCCCAGTCGGTGAGGCTGTCCTCGGGCCGCGGCTGGGTCACCTTGGCGCGGGCGCGCGAGGCGAGCTTGCGCGCCGCCGCCGGAGTGGTGTCCAGGACCGCGGCGATCGTGCCGAACTCGAAGCCGAAGCTGTCGTGCAGCACGAAGGCGACCCGCTCGCGCGGGGCCAGCCGCTCCAGCACGACGCTGAGCGCGATCCCGACGGTGTCGGCCAGAGCGACGTCGTCGGCCGGGTCGCCCTCGGTCTCGCCGGGGTCGACGTCCTCGAACGGCACCGGGGTGCGGGACTTCAGCCGGTCGAGGCAGAGCCGCGTGGTGACGGTGGTCAGCCAGGCGGGCAGGTCGTCGATCGGGGTCTCGTTGCGGTGCAGGCGCAGCCACGCCTGCTGGACGATGTCCTGCGCCTCGGCCGGGTCGCCGAGCACGCGCCCGGCGATCGCGACGAGGCGTGGTCGCTCCGCCTCGAACTGTTCGGTCTGCTCCACGGCGTCCACCCTTCCATCTCGTTCGTTCACCCCGCTGACGATCGGGACGTGCCGGATGTGACCGATCAGAGCGGAGTCGTCGTGAACTCGAGGAAGTCGTGCACGTCCATGGCGCGCAGGATCGCGGCGATGGGCGCGGGCACGTCGGCGTGGGCGTCGGTGCGCCTGCGCGGGTCGGAGATCGCGTACCTGCGTCCGGCGCGGACCATCTCGCCCTGGCCCGCCGCGAGCAGGTTGAGCGCCCAGTTCGGGTCGTGCCCGTAGGTGAGCGCCACGATGTGGCCGCGACCCGTGGCGAACGCCATCACCGGCGCCTCGAACGTGCGGCCGGTGCGCCGGCCGAAGTGCCGCAGCACCACCAGCGGGGGCACTTTTCTCGCGAGCGGCAGCATGTACGGGTTGAGGACCCGGGGAAGGGCGGGGAACCGGCCGAGGAAGGGCATGGACTCTCCTGTCAGGTGCTGTCGATGTCACGCCGGCGGAAGCCGGCGAAGCCGATGGTGGTGAACACGGCGATGAAGCCGACGAGCCAGGCCAGGCCGCTCCACTCCGGCGACGCGGACGTCACGTCGGGCACGTGGCGCAGCGGGCTGATGTCGAGCACCCAGTCCCACAGGTTGAACGTCGGACCGAGGATCGTCAGGCCGAAGGTGGCCACCACGCCGAGCCAGCCGACGAGGCGCTTCGACGGCGCCGCGCCCACCACGGCGAGCGCGAGCGCGACCAGCACCCACACGCCCGGGATCGTCGCGGCGGCCTGCGCCACCACGTCGACGAACTCCACGGTCTCGTCCTCCGCCGAGGCGACGAGGCCGAGCGTGGTGCCCGCGACCAGCATCGCCACGGCCGTGGAGCCGAACGCCACGAGCGCGTTGCTGGCCAGGTAGGTCGGCCGCCGCAGCGGCGTGGCCAGCAGCGGGTCGACCCGGACGTCCGTCTCCTCGGCATGGATCCGCAGCACGACCTGCACGCCCATGGCGGCGGCGATGATCGCGATGATCTGCAGGATCGTCATGAGGAACGCGAAGGTCAGGCTGCCCACGCCGCTCGCGGCGAGCACGACGCCGACGGCCGGGTTCTCGGCGATGAGGTCGCCGATCGAGGTGGCGATGGTGCCGAAGAGCAGGCCCAGCCCGGCGAAGCCGATCAACCACGCGGCGAGCAGGCCACGGTGCAGCCTGAACGCCAGTCCCCACGCACTGCCGGCGAGCCCGGCGCGTGCCGGGCCGGGTCGGGTGGCGACCATGCCCTGGCCGAAGTCCCGGTGCCCCTGCAGGACGAACGCCGCCAGGACGAGAAGCACCGCGAAGGCCAGTGCCAGCAGCAGCGGCCACGGGTCGTTCTCCGTGGCGGGCCGGGTCTCCTCGAGCCACCCGAGCGGCGTGAGCCACGTGACCCAGTCGGGGAAGTCGCTCGAGTCGATGTAGCCGCGCAGGACGTAGAAGACGCCGAGCGTGCCCACCGCCATGCTGCTCGCCGTTCGCGCCTCGGAGGCGAGCTGCGACGTCACCGCCGCGACACCCGCGAACATCAGCGCCGATGCGGTGAAGCTGGCCGAGAGGATCAGGGTCGGCACCACGCCACCGCCGCAGAGCAGCGTGACGACGAAGCAGAACACGCCCAGTGCGACGGCGGCGACGGCGGCCATGAGCACGGCGACGGCGAGTCGCGAGTGGCGCGCGATCACCCCCGACGCGATGAGCTCCGCCTGACCGGAGTCCTCGTTGGCGCGGCTGTTGCGCACCACGATGAGGATCGCCATCAGCCCGGCGAAGAACGCGCCCAGCTGGCCGGCACGCCAGGCGTTGAACCCGTCGGCCGTCATCAGGTCGCGCGCCGGGCCGAAGACGAGCGACAGGGCGGGGTTCGATCCGAGCGTCGCCGCCAGCGCGCGACGGTCGTCGGCGTCGGGGAACACCCACGCGTAGGCCAGGATCGACGACGCCGACAGCACCGAGATCAGCACGACCCACGGCGCGATGAGGCGGGCGTCCTGGTGCAGCGAGACCTTCAGCAGCGGGCCGGTCCCGGTCAGCGGCGAGGCCCTGACGGCGGTCGTCATCGGGTGTCCTCGCCGGTGTCGCCGTACTGCCGCAGGAACAGGTCCTCGAGCGACGCGGGCGACACCGTCAGCGCCGTCATCCCGAGCTCGGTCAGTGCGGCCATCGCCTCGTTGATGCGGGCCGGCTCGACCGTGGCGGTCAGCCGCTGGTGCTCGTCGAGGTGCACGTCGTGGAGGACGCCGAGGCGCTCGTGCGGCACGCTCGAAAGCGTGGCGCTGATCGTGAGGCGCGTCTGCCCGCGGAGGTCGTCGAGCGTCCCGGTCTGGACCACCCGGCCGGCACGGATGATGCTCACGCGGTCGGCGAGCGCCTCGACCTCGCTCATGATGTGGCTCGACAGCAGGATCGTGCGGCCGCGCTCCTTCTCCTGCGCGATCTCGTCCTGGAACACCGCCTCCATGAGCGGGTCGAGGCCGGAGGTGGGCTCGTCGAGGATCAGCAGCTCGACGTCGGCCGCCCGCGCCGCCACGATCGCCACCTTCTGCCGGTTGCCCTTGGAGTACTGGCGCCCCTTCTTCGTGGGGTCCAGCTCGAAGCGCTCGAGCAGGTGCGCGCGTCGTCGCTCGTCCAGGCCGCCGCGCAGGTTGCCGAGCAGGTCGATCGCCTCGCCGCCCGACAGCCCCGGCCACAGCACGACGTCGCCGGGCACGTACGCGAGCCGGCGGTGCAGGGCGACCACGTCGCGCCACGGATCGCCGCCGAGCAGGCGCACGGTGCCCGAGCTCGCGCGCAGCAGGCCGAGCAGGACGCGGATCGTGGTGGACTTGCCGGCTCCGTTCGGGCCGAGGAAGCCGTGGACCTCACCGGTGGCGACGCTCAGGTCGAGTCCGTCGAGTGCCGGGAACGAGCCGAAGCGCTTGACGAGCCCGTCGACGACGATCGCCGGCTCTCCGGACGTGGGGGAGTGGGGCATCGGTCCTCCTCTCGTCCTCCCGTCGATCGTCGTGGACGGGAGCCCGGCTGTACAGGGTGCGCGATCGGTGGCGGGTGACCCGCTGCGGGAGGACAGTGGAGGAAGGGAGTGATCTCGATGACGAATCTCCTTCGGTGGACCGTCGTGGCGCTGGTGACCGTCCACGGCCTGATTCACCTCCTGGGGGCCGCCGAGAGATTCGGGTGGGCCGACGATCCCACCCTCGAGAAGTCCACCGGACTGGGGCTGCTGTGGCTCGTCGCCGCGGTGCTCCTGCTGGTCACGGCCCTGTTCGCAGCCCTGGGTCGGGTGGTGGGCTGGTGGCTGCTGGCGGTGGTCGCGGCGGTGGTCTCGCAGGTCGCGATCATGACGTCGTGGGACGTCTCGGGCTCCGGCACCGTGGTCAATGCCTTCCTGCTGGTGGTGGCCGCGTACTCGTTCCTGCTGCGTGGCCCGTTCAGCTTCCACGCGCAGTGGCACCACCAGGTGGAGGAGGCGCTCGCCCAGGCGGACTCCCTCGCTCCGGTGATCACGGAGGAGGATCTCGACGCGCTTCCCGCGCCCGTGGCGGCCTACGTCCGCAGCGCGGGTGCCGTCGGCCGGCCGCGCCCCACGAGCGTGCGGGCCGACTTCACCGGTCGCATCCGCACCGGCCCGGACGCTCCGTGGATGGGCTTCGCGGGAAAGCAGGTCAACACGTTCGGGGCCGACCCGCGCCGCATCTTCCTCATGGAGGCCAGTCGGTACGCGCTGCCGGTGCTCGTGCTGCACAGCTACGCCGGGGCGCGGGCGACGATGCGGGCCAAGGTGCTGTCGGTGGCCACGGTGCTCGACGCCTCAGGGCCCGAGCTCGACCAGGGGGAGACGGTCACGGTCTTCAACGACCTCGTGGTGCTGGCGCCGGGCGCGATCGTCGGGGCGCCGATCCGGTGGACGCAGATCGACGACCGTCAGGTGCGGGGCGTCTTCACGAACGGCCGGCAGATGGTGACGGCGGTGCTCACGTTCGACGGGGACCGGCTCGTCAGCTTCGTGTCCGAGGATCGCTTCCGGGCTTCGGACGACGGGACGGCGTTCGTCCCACAGACCTGGTCGACCCCGCTCGCCGGCCACACCGACGACGAGGGCCACCACGTGGTCTCCTCGGGAGTGGGTCGGTGGCGTGACCCGCGGGGCTGGTTCACCTACGTGGAGATGGAGTTCGAGGACGTCGACCTCGACCCGGTCAGGTCCGGGCGCTCGGCAGGAGCTCGCGCACCTCTTGGTCGCACCGGCAGGCCGCCGCGATCTCGGCGGCCCACTCCAGGGCCTCCTCGTACGTCCGCACCTCGATGAGCGCGAAGCCGGCGATGGCGCCGTTCGCGGAGGGCTCGGGACCGTCGACCAGGGTGCGCTCGGGCGTGACGACGGTGGCCTCGGAGTGGTTCTTCAGGCCGCCGCCGAGGATCCAGACGCCGGCGTCCTTGGCCTCGTCCACCACGGCGTGAGCGGCCTTCACCACGTCGGGCAGCTCGGCCTCGGGAACCCGCATCGCACCCTCGACGAACGAGATCAGAAATTTCGCCATCTCACGGTTCCTTCCGGGAGCCACGACCCGTCGGGCTGACAGGCACCTACTGGCCATTGTGGACCCGGAGGGACTCAGCGGCGTTGAACAGCGTTTACGCTCGCCCCATGACGGACCCGGAGGACGCGCGCTGGCTGAGCATGACGATCGATCTCGCCGTCGAGAACGTCGAGGCCGGAGGCGGTCCGTTCGCCGCCCTCCTGGTGCGTGACGGAGAGGTCGTCGCCACGGGCCAGAACCGGGTCACGCGCGACTTCGACCCCACCGCCCACGCCGAGGTCGTCGCCATCCGCGAGGCGGGCCGGGCGCTCGGCGACTTCTCCCTGGCCGGGCTCACGCTGTACGCGTCGTGCGAGCCGTGCCCCATGTGCCTCGCGGCGTCGCTGTGGGCACGCGTCGACCGGATCGTGTACGCCGCCGATCGGGACGACGCCGCCGACGGTGGCTTCGACGACCGGGAGTTCTACGAGCTGTTCGCCCGGGACCGGGCCACGTGGGGCATCCCGGTGGTCAGCGCACGCACGGAGGCCGCGTCGCGTCCGTTCGCGGCGTGGCTCGAGCGCGTCGATCGCGTGCGCTACTGAGCCGTCGGGCGTCGTCACACCAGTTGGGCGAGCCGCTGCATCCCCGGGACACCGTGGGCCGCGAGGCGCTCGCGCGCGTCGTCCAGGGCTGCTGACGAATACCCCTCGGGGATGCGCGCGGGGTTGAGGGCGACCCCGTTCGACCACGCCTTCACGTCGGCCTCCGAGGTCGCCGCGGCGGCGGAGCGGCCGCCCAGGACCGTCATCGCGATCCACTGCCGCATCGAGTCGCCGTAGGGCGTCGGGGCGCACAGGCGGTTCTTCGCTGCGTCGTCGTCGCGGGTCGCCTCGACGTAGCCGGCGAGCGCCGCGCCGAAGCACGGGAAGCCGGCGCGGATGGGCTGCAGCGTGATCGCGTCAGGGCCCCAGATCGGCACGAGCGGCGGGTACTTCAGGCCGTCCGCGGCGCAGTGGACGACCACGGCGTCGGGCGCCACCTGCACGGATGCATCGGCGAAGTCGAGGCGCCCGCGGCCGACCGATCTGAGGTGGCCGTGGCGGACGACGTGCTCGAGCGTGCGCAGCTGCTCCAGCTCCCACCGGCCCAGGGTGGGGCACTTCGCCATCGTGGGCGCCACGTCGCGGTCGATCCGCAGCATGATCCCGGCGTCCTCCAGGCGCAGGAAGAGGTCCTCGGGCGAGGCCGCCTCACGGGCGGTCTCCATGAGGTCGGCGACCATGCCCAGGAAGATCGC from Aeromicrobium phoceense encodes:
- a CDS encoding sigma-70 family RNA polymerase sigma factor, with amino-acid sequence MEQTEQFEAERPRLVAIAGRVLGDPAEAQDIVQQAWLRLHRNETPIDDLPAWLTTVTTRLCLDRLKSRTPVPFEDVDPGETEGDPADDVALADTVGIALSVVLERLAPRERVAFVLHDSFGFEFGTIAAVLDTTPAAARKLASRARAKVTQPRPEDSLTDWEVVDAFMAAARNGEFNRLLQLLAPDALVSADDAAILVGTPERIEGRGEVAAFFNGSAHAALPVFVEDRPGTAWFLKGAAQVVFDFTIRDGLVQAITFRAAPEVLETVQRRDGADPRG
- a CDS encoding nitroreductase family deazaflavin-dependent oxidoreductase; its protein translation is MPFLGRFPALPRVLNPYMLPLARKVPPLVVLRHFGRRTGRTFEAPVMAFATGRGHIVALTYGHDPNWALNLLAAGQGEMVRAGRRYAISDPRRRTDAHADVPAPIAAILRAMDVHDFLEFTTTPL
- a CDS encoding ABC transporter permease is translated as MTTAVRASPLTGTGPLLKVSLHQDARLIAPWVVLISVLSASSILAYAWVFPDADDRRALAATLGSNPALSLVFGPARDLMTADGFNAWRAGQLGAFFAGLMAILIVVRNSRANEDSGQAELIASGVIARHSRLAVAVLMAAVAAVALGVFCFVVTLLCGGGVVPTLILSASFTASALMFAGVAAVTSQLASEARTASSMAVGTLGVFYVLRGYIDSSDFPDWVTWLTPLGWLEETRPATENDPWPLLLALAFAVLLVLAAFVLQGHRDFGQGMVATRPGPARAGLAGSAWGLAFRLHRGLLAAWLIGFAGLGLLFGTIATSIGDLIAENPAVGVVLAASGVGSLTFAFLMTILQIIAIIAAAMGVQVVLRIHAEETDVRVDPLLATPLRRPTYLASNALVAFGSTAVAMLVAGTTLGLVASAEDETVEFVDVVAQAAATIPGVWVLVALALAVVGAAPSKRLVGWLGVVATFGLTILGPTFNLWDWVLDISPLRHVPDVTSASPEWSGLAWLVGFIAVFTTIGFAGFRRRDIDST
- a CDS encoding ABC transporter ATP-binding protein; this encodes MPHSPTSGEPAIVVDGLVKRFGSFPALDGLDLSVATGEVHGFLGPNGAGKSTTIRVLLGLLRASSGTVRLLGGDPWRDVVALHRRLAYVPGDVVLWPGLSGGEAIDLLGNLRGGLDERRRAHLLERFELDPTKKGRQYSKGNRQKVAIVAARAADVELLILDEPTSGLDPLMEAVFQDEIAQEKERGRTILLSSHIMSEVEALADRVSIIRAGRVVQTGTLDDLRGQTRLTISATLSSVPHERLGVLHDVHLDEHQRLTATVEPARINEAMAALTELGMTALTVSPASLEDLFLRQYGDTGEDTR
- a CDS encoding DUF6544 family protein; protein product: MTNLLRWTVVALVTVHGLIHLLGAAERFGWADDPTLEKSTGLGLLWLVAAVLLLVTALFAALGRVVGWWLLAVVAAVVSQVAIMTSWDVSGSGTVVNAFLLVVAAYSFLLRGPFSFHAQWHHQVEEALAQADSLAPVITEEDLDALPAPVAAYVRSAGAVGRPRPTSVRADFTGRIRTGPDAPWMGFAGKQVNTFGADPRRIFLMEASRYALPVLVLHSYAGARATMRAKVLSVATVLDASGPELDQGETVTVFNDLVVLAPGAIVGAPIRWTQIDDRQVRGVFTNGRQMVTAVLTFDGDRLVSFVSEDRFRASDDGTAFVPQTWSTPLAGHTDDEGHHVVSSGVGRWRDPRGWFTYVEMEFEDVDLDPVRSGRSAGARAPLGRTGRPPRSRRPTPGPPRTSAPR
- a CDS encoding YciI family protein, with the protein product MAKFLISFVEGAMRVPEAELPDVVKAAHAVVDEAKDAGVWILGGGLKNHSEATVVTPERTLVDGPEPSANGAIAGFALIEVRTYEEALEWAAEIAAACRCDQEVRELLPSART
- a CDS encoding nucleoside deaminase; the encoded protein is MTDPEDARWLSMTIDLAVENVEAGGGPFAALLVRDGEVVATGQNRVTRDFDPTAHAEVVAIREAGRALGDFSLAGLTLYASCEPCPMCLAASLWARVDRIVYAADRDDAADGGFDDREFYELFARDRATWGIPVVSARTEAASRPFAAWLERVDRVRY
- a CDS encoding NAD(P)-binding protein — protein: MSTQLDVDYLVVGAGAMGMAFTDALVDHADARVALVDRRHAAGGHWLEAYPFVRLHQASAFYGVASTLLGGGRLQESGPERGLQERATRNEICGYFESVLTTLTDSGRVELLSGCEYAGDRTVVSLVSGERFSVPENCRIVDAHYLAPSIPAEQPPPFAVEDGAHVIAVNDLARLKEAPSEYVIAGAGKTATDACIWLLAHGVDPDRITWVRPRDPWLFDRAVIQPEPAIFLGMVADLMETAREAASPEDLFLRLEDAGIMLRIDRDVAPTMAKCPTLGRWELEQLRTLEHVVRHGHLRSVGRGRLDFADASVQVAPDAVVVHCAADGLKYPPLVPIWGPDAITLQPIRAGFPCFGAALAGYVEATRDDDAAKNRLCAPTPYGDSMRQWIAMTVLGGRSAAAATSEADVKAWSNGVALNPARIPEGYSSAALDDARERLAAHGVPGMQRLAQLV